The DNA sequence GGCGAATGAAATCACTTTTTTCTGTTGGTCCACGTGAGAAATCTCCTCCCCTCGAAAGTACAATCGAATATCTCCATTTAATCGCTCCTTCACCAGAATTTCTTTGCCCGCATACTCCGCCGATAAGAGCCATTGTTCCCCTTTGTAGGAGAAACTGCCATCCCAATGCACCTTCCGATAGGAAAGATAGCTCGTATCGTAATCTTTCAACGGAAGAGGCTTGAGTGACTCCTCGGCCCAACGCTCTTGCGGAGAAATACCGGTAGTGGCGTTTGGCTTCCGATTCGCCACTTGATCGAGCCAACGATGGAGAAGGAAATTTAATTCCTCGATGCTTTCAAACGCTGTCCCCACATAGAAGTGATCCATGATATACTGAATGGCTCGTTCGACTTTTCCCTTTGTCTGGGCCCGGTAAGGCCGGCATACTTTTGGAATAAATCCATAGTAACTCGCAAATTCGGAAAATCGTTGATTCCATTTCACCACTCCTTGTTCTCGCCCGTCTGTAACGGTCTTCATATTGTCAAATAACACCTTCTTCGGAACCCCGCCAAAGTACTTGAAGCTCTGAATCAGGCATTCCATTAAGTGTTCCTGATCCTGGCTGGTCGTAAATACCGCGTATTTCATCCGCGAATAGCCTAACGTGGCCACAAATAGCGATAACTTGACTTTTTTCCCTTCGATCACGACCTCCCCAACTTCTTTCCAATCGACTTGCATTTGTTCGCCAGGAAGCGTTTCATAACGAACGGTGTATTTCTTTTTCGCCGTCTCTCGGAAAGGTTTCATATAGTCTTTTAAAATCGTCTTTCCTCCCGTATAGCCCTGTTGTCGAATTTCAAAAAACAACTTTTCGCTATTAAACACCCCATCTTCTAACATTCGTTTTTGAAGATACGGCTTAAATGGATCTAACTTGCTTTTTCTTTGTTTTCGCTTGGATTTGGAAGGAGGATTGGGGGAGTGAATATATTTTCGGACGGTTTTCCGATCGATCCCCAATTCCCTCGCAATATCGGAAATACTCATTCCCCTTTCATACATCTCTTTGATCATAAAAAATTCCCCTCTCGTAATCATGAACCATAGCTCCTCTCGTTGACACTATGGTTCTATTGTAAGTGGGGAATTTTATTCCGGCTATATTGGGGATTTTATCATCGGCTTTAACACTTCTCTCGATGAAGATATTCTCGAAAGCTGGAAAGAGCAATATCCACAGGCGAAAAAATATATTAGCGATTATAAAGGCGCACTGCAATTGCGCCATTGGTTGGCTCATGGGCGGTGCTGGACACCAAAGCTAGGGAAGAAATATGACCTGTTAACAGTATACACGATATGTAAAAACTTAGTCGATTATTTGCAAATATAAAGAGAGCCAGCAACTATTCAGCCTCCAACTAGAGAAAGTTAGAAAGATGCGTTTAAAACTTCCTATCTCCTGTTTAAACGAGGGGGATTACTACTAATCAAACAGATGGTGAAGACGATGAATCGGGAACAAATTTTATCGGTGTACCAACAAGGACCGGAGGCAGTCGCACAATTAGTAGAAAAACTGCTTCGACGCATCGAACAACAAGAAAATACCATCCATCAGCTACAGGCACGTGTTGAACAGTTGGAAGCACACACAAAAAAACAGGACTAACAGCCATTGGCCTCCTTCTTCGGATTCGTTTCGCCCTCGAACCTCCTTACGGAAGAAAACCGGAAAGCGTCCAAGTGGAACAGATCGGACATCGATGTCACATGCTCCAAAAGGCGGCAACCCTCATCATATCGTGGTACATCGGGTGACTCATGCCAAAGCTGCGGGGTATCCTTGGAACACGTTCCTGCTCTTCGGCATCTCACACCCGGCAAGTATGGGATCTTCCATCGTTGCCGATAAAGGTGACTCAACACGAATGCGAAATCAATCTTGTCCCTACTGTCATCGTCTTCACCAAGCGGAATTTCCCACATATGTGACCAGTTCCGTGCAATATGGCCCAAGGGTAAAAGCGTTGCTTGTCTCTATCTTACCTAATACCAACCGCTTCCCTAATCGCCGGACTACAGAGTTCATGAAAGATATCTTTGGCCATCGGATCAGTGAAGGAACGCTGGTGAAATCAACAGGCAGGCCGGCGGCATCCTTGCCGGCATCCGTTTCCTTTTCCACGAAGCCTTATTGCCTTCTCCAGTTCTTCACGTGGATAAAACGGGCTTTCGGGTACAGGGGAAACGGCAGTGGCTCCATGTAGCCGGCACCGATCAGGCGACATGGTACTCCTGCCACCCGAAAAGGGAAAGGAAGCTACTAATGTGACTTATTATTTTTTCCGTGAAAATCCCCACCACTTGGTGAGTGCGGTATACGCTCCTGATCCGTGAGGGTATACTGAAAATGGCCAAAAAAGGCAATAGGAAAGCAGAGGTGCCCGATTTTAGGCATCTCGTATAACCTGTCTGCCTTTTGGCTAGACTAAATAAGTTGTGGTTGGCGGAACGGCTCTTTGCGGGAGATCATGCAAAAGATGATCACCAACATCCGCCGAGCAATGGCGATGAGGGCTTTTTTCTTCCCGCACCGGGCCGCCAACGACCAAAACTTTCGGGACAAGGGATGCGTCTTGGATCGAGCTGCTGACCATGCCGCCTCGCATAACGCTGATCGGAGATGGGGATTGCCTTTTGTCGTGCGCGTGCTCTTTCGCTTTCCGGCGCTTTCATGGTTGCCGGGGGACAATCCAGTCCATGAAGCCGCCCGTTCCGGCGTTTCAAAGACGCTCATGTCGGTTCCCATCTCGGCGATGATGACGGCGGCGGTTTGTTTTTTCACTCCGGGCATGGTCATCAGCAGGTTCACTTCCTCGCGATACGGCTCGAGCAGGCGGTCGATGTG is a window from the Geobacillus stearothermophilus ATCC 12980 genome containing:
- the istA gene encoding IS21-like element IS5376 family transposase, translating into MITRGEFFMIKEMYERGMSISDIARELGIDRKTVRKYIHSPNPPSKSKRKQRKSKLDPFKPYLQKRMLEDGVFNSEKLFFEIRQQGYTGGKTILKDYMKPFRETAKKKYTVRYETLPGEQMQVDWKEVGEVVIEGKKVKLSLFVATLGYSRMKYAVFTTSQDQEHLMECLIQSFKYFGGVPKKVLFDNMKTVTDGREQGVVKWNQRFSEFASYYGFIPKVCRPYRAQTKGKVERAIQYIMDHFYVGTAFESIEELNFLLHRWLDQVANRKPNATTGISPQERWAEESLKPLPLKDYDTSYLSYRKVHWDGSFSYKGEQWLLSAEYAGKEILVKERLNGDIRLYFRGEEISHVDQQKKVISFAEKIKKKQTEMAATISPVSVEVDTRPLSVYDAFLRGESS
- a CDS encoding IS66 family transposase; this encodes MPSPVLHVDKTGFRVQGKRQWLHVAGTDQATWYSCHPKRERKLLM